The proteins below are encoded in one region of Paeniglutamicibacter cryotolerans:
- the pssD gene encoding PssD/Cps14F family polysaccharide biosynthesis glycosyltransferase — translation MSTLLFVGSSGGHLAQMVSMSDWWKQHERSWVTFDTPDAISALDGETVIWAYHPTTRNVWNALRNFALAVKVLVRDRPDVVVSTGAGVALPFFVTAWLLRIPRVYVEVYDRVDSRTLTGRLCRPISSLFCVQWEEQLACYPGATVIGPLL, via the coding sequence ATGTCGACACTATTATTCGTTGGTTCAAGTGGCGGCCATCTCGCACAGATGGTGAGCATGTCGGATTGGTGGAAGCAGCATGAAAGGTCTTGGGTCACTTTCGACACACCGGATGCGATATCCGCCCTTGACGGTGAAACGGTGATTTGGGCCTATCATCCAACGACCAGAAACGTCTGGAATGCGCTGCGGAATTTCGCTCTTGCCGTCAAGGTGCTGGTGCGCGACCGGCCCGATGTCGTGGTCAGTACCGGCGCCGGGGTTGCCCTTCCATTTTTCGTGACTGCCTGGCTGTTGCGCATACCCAGGGTCTATGTCGAGGTTTATGACCGGGTGGATTCCCGGACGTTGACCGGGAGACTCTGCCGGCCCATCTCGTCGTTGTTCTGTGTGCAGTGGGAGGAGCAGCTTGCCTGCTACCCCGGTGCCACGGTGATTGGACCACTCCTGTGA
- a CDS encoding glycosyltransferase has translation MTLWRGPIHVVAFVGTDHHPFNRLVESVDAWFKSALETNLQITCMIQYGTSTRPETAQGSAYLDRAGIESQLGLADIIVSHGGPSTIVEVLRSGKIPMVMPRDPSFGEHVDGHQQRFAAHMAKRGLITPIRSAGDLLAAFDTAMDGSRPEVIADADFPAPADSAMRLAGLVEGLIRGRGSKGRNVSSR, from the coding sequence GTGACTCTGTGGCGGGGACCGATTCATGTGGTGGCCTTTGTTGGTACCGACCACCATCCCTTTAATCGGCTCGTTGAATCAGTAGATGCGTGGTTCAAGTCGGCACTGGAAACCAACCTTCAGATCACCTGCATGATTCAGTACGGAACCTCAACCCGACCAGAAACTGCTCAGGGATCCGCCTATCTGGACCGGGCCGGGATCGAAAGCCAGCTGGGCTTGGCAGATATCATCGTGAGCCACGGTGGCCCGTCGACGATTGTCGAGGTCCTGCGCAGCGGTAAGATCCCGATGGTCATGCCGCGTGATCCGAGCTTTGGTGAGCATGTTGACGGTCATCAGCAGCGGTTTGCTGCGCATATGGCCAAACGCGGCCTCATCACCCCCATCAGGTCCGCCGGCGATTTGTTGGCTGCCTTCGATACGGCGATGGATGGCAGCCGCCCAGAAGTGATAGCGGATGCAGACTTTCCTGCACCCGCAGACAGTGCGATGAGGCTTGCCGGCCTCGTTGAAGGCCTGATCCGGGGCCGTGGTTCTAAGGGTAGGAACGTCTCCTCGCGTTAG
- a CDS encoding glycosyltransferase family 2 protein encodes MTEQMSGPIRSVVSSPEPALVSVVIATHNRPELLRLAIAGVMDQDYAGPIECIVVFDKTEPDQTLEVSGDRRRLRVVSNRRTPGLAGARNSGIVESAGEYVAFCDDDDIWMPTKLSVQVGLLSVGSALTAVSGIVIDYGKHSTVRVPKSDDLTLKNLVRRRVMEAHPSSVIVKRDALMGPIGLMDEDLPGSYGEDFDWILRAVQIGSIAVATEPLVRVRWGGSQFSQRWDIIIDAIDYGLEKHAVLSLDPKGHARLLGRRSFAAAAMGRRKEALHGAIQTLRLSVLERRAYLAVAVALHLVSAARLLRWAHQRGRGI; translated from the coding sequence ATGACCGAACAAATGTCCGGACCGATCAGGTCCGTTGTATCATCACCCGAGCCGGCTCTGGTCAGTGTCGTCATTGCAACACACAACAGACCCGAGCTTTTGCGTCTGGCCATCGCCGGAGTCATGGATCAAGACTATGCCGGGCCCATCGAATGTATCGTCGTGTTCGACAAGACTGAGCCCGACCAAACCCTTGAGGTATCCGGGGACAGACGTCGCCTCCGGGTCGTTTCCAATCGGCGCACTCCCGGCCTTGCCGGGGCAAGGAACAGTGGCATCGTCGAATCCGCAGGAGAATATGTTGCCTTCTGTGACGACGATGACATTTGGATGCCCACCAAGCTCAGCGTCCAGGTGGGCCTGCTCTCCGTGGGATCCGCCCTGACAGCGGTCAGTGGCATCGTCATCGACTACGGAAAGCACTCGACCGTCAGGGTACCGAAGTCCGATGACCTGACCCTCAAGAACCTAGTTCGGCGGCGGGTCATGGAGGCCCACCCCTCATCGGTCATCGTCAAGAGGGATGCCCTGATGGGACCGATTGGGCTGATGGACGAAGATCTTCCCGGGAGCTATGGGGAGGATTTTGACTGGATCCTGCGTGCCGTCCAGATCGGTTCGATTGCCGTTGCCACCGAGCCGCTGGTTCGGGTCAGGTGGGGCGGGTCGCAATTCTCCCAGCGCTGGGACATCATCATCGACGCCATTGACTACGGGTTGGAAAAGCACGCAGTGCTGAGCCTTGATCCCAAGGGGCATGCCCGGTTGCTGGGCCGACGCTCGTTTGCGGCTGCCGCCATGGGGCGGAGGAAAGAAGCATTACATGGCGCCATTCAGACACTCCGGCTTTCGGTTCTCGAACGACGCGCTTATCTGGCGGTAGCTGTTGCCTTGCACCTGGTTTCGGCTGCACGTCTGCTGCGCTGGGCCCATCAGCGCGGACGTGGCATCTGA
- a CDS encoding CDP-alcohol phosphatidyltransferase family protein gives MENDVDDQRLNKTYVEIYTRWVIDPLAVPTARWLSRFGWVTPNRITAVSGITGLGAALCLFTGLLPLGGALFLIRFFIDCLDGKVARAQGTSSERGAALDLVMDVSGILLCSAALSWHLVVVSVLSPAIGFGLLVALGIFNWLLQYRKQLAERHAQGTGGANRAWSTDLPLIGSYVRWSKKMQMNPVPYTVEMETLALGVLPLFSNDRLAAVGITVALVFYSLACVVNFRRVWRIAGEADHTRTIRGEK, from the coding sequence ATGGAAAACGACGTTGACGATCAACGGCTAAACAAGACCTACGTGGAAATCTACACAAGATGGGTGATCGATCCGCTGGCCGTACCCACCGCCCGCTGGCTCTCCCGTTTTGGTTGGGTCACTCCCAACAGGATCACCGCTGTCTCAGGGATTACCGGGCTCGGCGCCGCACTGTGCCTCTTCACGGGATTGCTTCCGTTGGGCGGGGCCCTGTTCCTCATACGGTTCTTTATCGACTGTCTAGATGGAAAGGTCGCCAGGGCGCAGGGTACAAGTAGTGAGCGCGGGGCAGCACTCGACCTTGTCATGGACGTCAGCGGTATCCTGCTCTGCTCCGCTGCACTGTCATGGCACTTGGTAGTGGTCTCCGTCCTGTCCCCCGCAATAGGGTTCGGACTTCTGGTGGCCCTCGGGATCTTCAACTGGTTGCTGCAATACCGCAAACAGCTAGCCGAACGCCATGCCCAGGGAACCGGCGGCGCCAATCGTGCCTGGTCCACCGACCTTCCGCTCATCGGATCATACGTCCGGTGGAGCAAGAAGATGCAAATGAATCCCGTTCCGTACACGGTGGAGATGGAAACCCTTGCCTTGGGGGTCCTTCCCCTGTTTTCCAACGACCGGTTGGCCGCAGTGGGGATCACCGTCGCACTTGTCTTCTATTCACTGGCTTGCGTCGTCAATTTCCGCCGTGTCTGGCGCATTGCCGGAGAAGCCGATCACACACGAACCATTAGGGGAGAAAAATGA
- a CDS encoding PKD domain-containing protein: MKSRKQLMGSRLKSPAAVFAMSVAMIFTVLAPPPATAVELGNHANIVSTNPSSNTPHVLDGYVTGFVKIGANTIAVGNFTQVRNPGTNTPTIARNNIFSFNTSTGVINTTFTPEVNGEITDIQPTGDGTTVWIGGGFSQVNGTTTRSVAKLNGASGAKVTAFNPPAFDGRVTQIVLRNNLLYVSGRFTKVGSTPRTLLAALNPTTGALNNDVNVLFEQPRKGSLNLYRMDVSPDGSKLIGIGNFLKVNGEDHKQIVLLDLSGPTATTSNWSTERYAPACSASFDSYMRDVEFSPDGKFFVVVTTGAYFGGTLCDTAARFESSATGSAIQPHWVDYTGGDTLTKVAITDKVIYLGGHQRWLNNPFAGDREGPGAVSREGLAAVDIRNGMPFSWNPGRTRGYGVYQLLADDNGLWIGSDTDRISGYQYRGRMAYLPLAGGKQFPHDNVGNTNNPVFSIGSTETSNNAVLVKRQLSSAGVASSQEIDTGIDWTGVRAAFMVDGILYTARTDGTLMQQSFNGTTFGTAAVVEINRLTDFANELKTMTSMFFDPTTARMYFTLTGSNTLYYRYFNSESQITGAERYTAKANGAAINWSRTQSMFLSGNDLYVADNTGKLTRWDWDAAAGYIKLNTASVVSGPQIDGVNWISRDVFVQAANTAPTQVVQDNPNVAFSTTVTGTSAGFDASDATTTTGTITGYNWDFGDSSTGIGRLAQHTYAAPGTYTVTLKVTTSTGKTGEASRLIRIGASIPGGPVAPDDAYGAKVFNDAPDLYWRLSDLSGTTAVDASGSSNDGTYFRTVNRGTTGALTGVTNPAVTFNGNTSSTYGWISSVNSVTNPGPYSIETWFKTTSTEGGTIASFGNQRSQLSSQHDRKIFLLNSGQLVFGTYPGAEARATSTASYNDNKWHHVVATQGDAGMMLYVDGSLVGNNPATTAENYTGYWKAGAETTWSGTNRTWFIGSLDEFAVYSYPLSTASVQEHYRLGTNQAIPNDSPVADFTVSKAGLRATVDASASSDPDGSVVSYSWDFGDQSTGNGIFTNHDYAEPGTYEITLTVTDNRGATATKKLSVTVVEVPNVMPVADFEVSGTGRAVSVDASASTDSDGTLTGYAWNFGDGTLKTGKTATHTYSADGTFTITLTVTDNRQGTGTKAKTFKAAEVQTLTFVDSVGASISSAAAKVTVPQTVKAGDGLVLFTTSNSTTATLTEPSGVTGWTKLGDESVGGVRTRAYTKVAVTSDAGKQMTLSSDATVKTSLSLMVYRGLATNWIADSAVEVTSSSSATKQAPAVTVAVPGSTIVSYWADKGSIDNSITPPTGDELRDSADGTGSGRMISVSSDHVTMSTGTFAGTTATMGTASARTAMWSLVLNPGNGGGTAPSNEIPTAAFSLGVADLKVSVDGSTSSDPDGQVTSYAWDFGDGTTATGPTATHTYAAPGLISVSLTVADNSGAHSATVTKTATVSAPDPGTGTPLDFVVGAEANRSSAAPALAVPDAVANGDGMLLFATVNSTAVTAQAPTGVTGWTLVDSLNLDGTQTFLYAKAAAGNDGGKTLTLPLTGTAKTALHLLAYRGIAPGWVSDSTIELNRTGGTAKATPNAQSDGKGSLAIAYWADKGSIDNEFTLGTGLVTRGSTAGTGGGRIISAIAQTSDPVAAGPVGGYNATLGTAAARTVVMTVTLKGRLQ, encoded by the coding sequence ATGAAGTCCAGAAAACAGCTCATGGGCAGTCGGCTTAAATCACCGGCGGCAGTGTTTGCTATGTCCGTGGCGATGATCTTTACGGTCCTGGCGCCACCGCCCGCGACGGCGGTGGAACTGGGCAACCATGCCAACATCGTCAGCACCAATCCCAGCTCGAACACGCCGCATGTCTTGGATGGGTATGTCACCGGATTCGTTAAGATCGGCGCCAATACCATTGCCGTCGGCAACTTCACCCAGGTACGGAATCCGGGTACCAACACGCCGACGATCGCCCGGAACAACATATTCTCCTTCAACACGAGTACTGGCGTCATTAACACCACCTTTACCCCGGAGGTCAACGGGGAAATTACCGATATCCAGCCCACGGGTGATGGAACCACCGTTTGGATCGGTGGAGGGTTCAGCCAGGTCAATGGAACAACGACGCGTTCCGTAGCGAAGCTCAACGGGGCATCCGGCGCCAAGGTTACCGCGTTCAACCCGCCTGCCTTCGACGGCCGGGTGACACAGATCGTGTTACGCAATAACCTCCTGTACGTCAGTGGGCGCTTCACGAAAGTCGGAAGCACCCCCCGGACCTTGCTGGCAGCACTGAATCCAACGACCGGCGCATTGAACAACGACGTGAATGTGCTCTTCGAACAACCCCGCAAGGGATCGTTGAACCTGTACCGGATGGATGTCAGCCCGGACGGGTCGAAACTCATCGGCATTGGAAACTTCTTGAAGGTCAACGGCGAGGACCACAAACAAATTGTCCTTCTAGACCTGAGCGGTCCAACTGCAACAACCTCGAACTGGTCCACCGAACGTTATGCGCCGGCCTGCTCTGCGTCCTTTGACAGTTACATGCGCGATGTCGAGTTCTCGCCGGACGGCAAGTTCTTCGTCGTGGTCACCACGGGGGCCTACTTCGGCGGAACGCTGTGTGATACGGCCGCCAGATTTGAATCATCGGCCACCGGAAGCGCCATACAGCCGCACTGGGTCGACTACACCGGCGGCGACACCCTCACCAAGGTAGCCATTACCGACAAGGTCATCTACCTCGGCGGTCATCAGCGCTGGTTGAATAATCCGTTTGCGGGCGACCGTGAGGGTCCAGGTGCAGTGTCTCGAGAGGGCCTGGCCGCCGTAGATATCCGTAACGGCATGCCGTTCAGCTGGAATCCCGGACGGACCCGCGGCTATGGGGTATACCAGCTCCTGGCCGACGATAACGGTCTGTGGATTGGTAGCGACACCGATAGGATCTCGGGCTACCAATACCGCGGACGCATGGCCTATTTGCCACTGGCCGGAGGAAAGCAGTTCCCACACGACAATGTCGGCAACACCAACAACCCGGTGTTTTCCATTGGCTCGACGGAAACCAGCAACAACGCCGTACTGGTAAAGCGCCAGCTGTCATCGGCAGGTGTCGCCTCGTCGCAGGAAATCGACACGGGAATCGACTGGACCGGTGTCCGAGCTGCATTCATGGTGGATGGGATCCTCTACACGGCCAGGACCGATGGAACACTCATGCAGCAGAGCTTTAACGGAACGACCTTTGGCACGGCTGCAGTCGTCGAAATCAATCGTTTGACCGACTTCGCCAATGAGCTCAAGACCATGACGTCTATGTTCTTTGATCCGACGACGGCACGGATGTACTTCACGCTTACCGGGTCCAATACCCTGTACTACCGCTATTTCAACAGTGAAAGCCAGATCACCGGCGCGGAACGGTATACAGCAAAGGCAAACGGAGCGGCGATTAACTGGAGCAGGACCCAGTCCATGTTCCTCTCCGGAAACGACTTGTATGTTGCCGACAACACCGGCAAGCTCACCCGTTGGGATTGGGACGCAGCCGCGGGATACATCAAGTTGAATACCGCCTCCGTTGTTTCTGGCCCGCAAATCGACGGCGTGAACTGGATATCCCGGGACGTCTTTGTGCAGGCAGCCAATACGGCGCCGACCCAGGTGGTTCAGGACAACCCGAACGTCGCATTCAGTACCACGGTCACCGGGACTAGTGCAGGGTTTGATGCGTCTGACGCCACCACGACGACCGGGACCATCACCGGATACAACTGGGACTTTGGGGATAGCTCGACGGGAATCGGCCGGTTGGCCCAACACACCTACGCCGCTCCGGGAACCTATACGGTCACCCTGAAAGTGACGACGAGTACCGGCAAGACGGGTGAAGCAAGCCGCCTGATCCGCATCGGGGCTAGTATCCCCGGCGGTCCCGTTGCACCCGACGATGCTTATGGTGCCAAGGTCTTCAACGATGCTCCAGATCTCTATTGGAGGCTGTCCGACCTGAGCGGAACCACCGCGGTGGACGCCAGCGGAAGCTCGAATGACGGTACGTACTTCCGGACCGTGAACCGGGGAACCACTGGCGCGTTGACCGGAGTCACGAACCCGGCAGTGACATTCAACGGCAACACGTCGTCGACCTACGGATGGATATCCAGTGTCAACAGTGTGACGAATCCGGGACCGTACTCGATTGAAACGTGGTTCAAGACCACGAGTACCGAAGGCGGCACGATAGCCTCCTTCGGAAACCAGCGTTCCCAGCTTTCCAGCCAACACGACCGAAAGATCTTCCTGTTGAATTCCGGGCAACTGGTCTTCGGTACGTATCCGGGAGCCGAGGCACGGGCCACTTCGACGGCCAGCTACAACGACAACAAGTGGCACCACGTCGTGGCAACTCAGGGTGACGCGGGCATGATGCTCTACGTCGATGGTTCCCTGGTGGGCAATAATCCGGCCACTACCGCTGAGAACTACACCGGTTACTGGAAGGCCGGTGCGGAAACCACCTGGTCGGGCACCAACCGGACCTGGTTCATCGGATCCCTTGACGAGTTCGCCGTTTACAGCTACCCGCTCAGTACGGCAAGCGTCCAAGAGCACTACCGTTTGGGTACTAACCAGGCCATTCCTAACGACAGCCCGGTTGCCGATTTCACCGTATCGAAAGCCGGACTCAGGGCCACTGTCGACGCGTCGGCTTCATCTGACCCCGACGGATCAGTTGTCTCCTATTCTTGGGACTTTGGCGATCAGAGTACCGGGAACGGGATATTCACCAACCATGACTATGCAGAGCCGGGAACCTACGAGATCACGCTGACCGTGACGGACAACCGGGGAGCGACAGCCACCAAGAAGCTCTCGGTGACCGTCGTGGAAGTCCCGAACGTCATGCCGGTGGCAGACTTCGAGGTTTCCGGAACGGGACGAGCCGTCTCAGTTGATGCCTCGGCCTCGACGGATTCGGATGGAACACTGACCGGATACGCATGGAATTTCGGCGACGGAACGCTGAAGACGGGAAAGACCGCCACGCATACATACTCTGCTGACGGGACATTCACCATCACATTGACCGTCACCGACAATCGTCAGGGAACAGGCACCAAGGCGAAGACCTTCAAGGCCGCCGAGGTGCAGACTCTGACCTTCGTCGACTCTGTCGGGGCCAGCATCTCGAGCGCTGCAGCCAAGGTGACGGTCCCGCAAACGGTGAAGGCGGGGGATGGGCTCGTTCTTTTCACGACAAGCAATTCCACGACGGCAACGTTGACCGAGCCCTCCGGGGTTACCGGATGGACCAAGCTCGGGGATGAAAGCGTTGGAGGGGTCAGGACCCGCGCCTACACCAAGGTTGCTGTGACCTCCGATGCCGGGAAACAAATGACCCTCTCGTCCGACGCGACAGTCAAAACATCATTGAGTCTGATGGTCTACCGTGGCCTAGCCACGAACTGGATCGCCGACTCCGCCGTGGAAGTCACCAGCTCCAGCTCGGCGACGAAGCAGGCTCCTGCAGTGACGGTCGCGGTCCCTGGAAGTACGATTGTGAGCTACTGGGCGGATAAGGGAAGCATTGACAATTCCATTACTCCGCCCACTGGCGACGAACTCAGGGACTCGGCTGATGGCACTGGAAGCGGTCGCATGATCTCCGTATCCAGCGACCACGTCACCATGTCCACCGGAACGTTCGCCGGAACCACGGCAACGATGGGAACGGCATCGGCCCGGACCGCCATGTGGTCGCTCGTCCTGAACCCGGGAAACGGGGGCGGGACAGCACCGAGCAACGAAATACCAACGGCGGCATTCTCGCTGGGAGTCGCCGATCTGAAGGTCAGCGTTGATGGTTCAACGTCATCGGATCCCGATGGCCAAGTGACCTCCTACGCGTGGGACTTCGGAGATGGAACGACAGCTACCGGCCCGACCGCCACACACACCTATGCGGCACCCGGGCTGATCTCGGTATCGCTGACGGTGGCGGATAACAGCGGGGCGCACTCGGCAACCGTGACGAAGACGGCCACCGTGAGTGCTCCCGACCCGGGAACCGGGACGCCACTGGACTTCGTGGTGGGAGCCGAGGCGAACCGCTCAAGTGCTGCACCGGCCTTGGCCGTTCCCGACGCCGTAGCCAACGGCGACGGAATGCTGCTCTTCGCAACCGTCAACTCGACGGCAGTCACGGCCCAGGCGCCCACCGGTGTCACGGGCTGGACCTTGGTTGATTCATTGAACCTGGACGGTACGCAGACGTTCCTGTACGCCAAGGCGGCGGCCGGCAACGACGGTGGCAAAACGCTGACCTTGCCACTGACGGGCACGGCGAAAACCGCGCTGCATCTGCTCGCCTACCGTGGGATCGCCCCAGGCTGGGTATCCGATTCAACCATTGAACTGAATCGAACCGGTGGTACCGCCAAAGCGACACCAAACGCCCAATCCGATGGCAAGGGCTCATTGGCCATCGCATACTGGGCCGACAAGGGCAGTATCGATAACGAGTTCACCTTGGGCACCGGACTGGTGACACGCGGTAGCACCGCGGGGACCGGCGGTGGGAGGATCATTTCGGCCATCGCGCAAACCAGCGATCCCGTTGCTGCTGGCCCGGTTGGCGGATATAACGCTACTCTGGGCACAGCCGCGGCACGCACGGTGGTTATGACGGTGACCTTGAAGGGACGGCTCCAATGA
- a CDS encoding glycerophosphodiester phosphodiesterase, with amino-acid sequence MMMAGCVGGQVSTGKVPPVHGPTSTSGGLILIAHRGAWRVFPESSAEAFAAMAGTAYPIEFDLRRLSDGTLVPSHDATADRIMQGISGPLDRINPDQWRGASIRSQDGTSLGTPTTWDEILERYGGKTVLVPELKRPVTDLAGFIASILDRGIQDTVIVQSADYEVCQELAAAGLRTVLVIQGGQPVPTQIKADGIGHVAVSRDLPASYFKELKDAGLEIWVFLVNRAGPLQEYLDRGVAGVFTDDPWKLEEELAESGRTVAGGP; translated from the coding sequence ATGATGATGGCTGGATGTGTCGGCGGACAGGTGTCCACGGGCAAGGTCCCACCGGTCCACGGCCCCACATCGACATCCGGCGGGCTGATCTTGATTGCCCACCGGGGAGCGTGGCGTGTCTTTCCCGAGTCGTCGGCCGAGGCATTCGCCGCCATGGCCGGGACCGCCTACCCGATTGAATTTGACCTGAGGCGGCTGTCTGATGGGACACTGGTCCCCAGCCACGATGCGACGGCAGATCGGATCATGCAGGGGATTTCCGGACCTCTGGATCGCATCAACCCGGATCAATGGCGTGGCGCCTCCATCCGATCTCAGGACGGCACGTCGCTCGGAACGCCCACCACATGGGATGAAATCCTAGAGCGCTATGGCGGTAAAACAGTTTTGGTGCCAGAGCTCAAGCGCCCGGTTACCGATCTGGCCGGGTTCATTGCCTCGATTCTGGACCGCGGCATTCAGGACACAGTCATTGTCCAATCAGCCGACTACGAGGTATGCCAGGAACTTGCTGCAGCGGGTTTGCGGACGGTCCTGGTGATCCAGGGCGGGCAGCCGGTACCCACCCAGATCAAGGCCGACGGCATCGGGCACGTGGCGGTGTCCCGGGATCTTCCAGCATCGTACTTCAAGGAGCTAAAGGACGCCGGACTGGAAATCTGGGTTTTTCTGGTGAACCGGGCCGGGCCATTGCAGGAATACCTGGACCGGGGCGTGGCCGGGGTCTTTACCGATGATCCCTGGAAACTGGAAGAAGAACTTGCCGAAAGTGGCAGGACGGTGGCCGGGGGACCCTGA